One Phaseolus vulgaris cultivar G19833 chromosome 2, P. vulgaris v2.0, whole genome shotgun sequence DNA window includes the following coding sequences:
- the LOC137811458 gene encoding cation/H(+) antiporter 18-like: MASNATSGNACPAPMKAISNGVFQGDNPLDFALPLAILQICLVLVVSRGLAYLLKPLRQPRVIAEIIGGILLGPSALGRSKSYMQAVFPSRSLTVLDTLANIGLIFFLFLAGLELDLKSLRQSGHRVLAIAMAGISLPFVMGIGSSFVLKQSIAKGSDSAAFLVFMGVALSITAFPVLARILAELKLLTTNVGRTAMSAAAINDIAAWILLALAVALSGHERSPLVSLWVFLAGCGFVICASIIVPPIFKWVSQRCHEGEPVEEIYICATLAAVLAAGFVTDAIGIHAMFGAFVVGILIPNDGPFASALVEKVEDLVSGLFLPLYFVSSGLKTNIATIKGLQSWGLLVFVIFTASFGKILGTTVVSLLCKVSLNDALVLGFLMNCKGLVELIVLNIGKDRKVLNDQTFAIMVLMAVFTTFVTTPLVTAIYKPARKRSDYKYRTIWRKNANSQLRILACFHCARNIPSMINLIEASRGIQKRDGLCMYAMHLKEFSERSSSILMVHKARRNGLPFWNKGCHSHSDQVIVAFEAYRQLGQVSIRPMTAISSMANIHEDICETAERKEAAVIILPFHKHQSLDGSLNTTRNDFRGVNKRVLEHAPCSVGIFVDRGLGGTSHVSASNVSYRVTVLFFGGGDDQEALAYGGRMAEHPGIKLVVIRFVVEPPNEGEILRVDVDDSSSGTTSISQDEKFLDEFKVKTANDDSIIYEERRVKNTAETIAIIHEFNSSSLFLVGSRPVSEVASALKSSECPELGPVGGLLASHDYPTTASVLVIQQYNNGAPINFTSEMEEHLPDGDSGSV; this comes from the exons ATGGCTTCCAATGCTACATCTGGAAATGCTTGCCCGGCGCCTATGAAAGCCATCTCAAATGGCGTGTTTCAGGGTGACAACCCTCTTGATTTTGCGCTTCCCCTTGCTATTTTGCAGATATGCCTTGTTCTTGTGGTCTCAAGGGGACTGGCATATCTTCTAAAACCTTTAAGGCAACCTAGAGTTATTGCAGAGATTATT GGAGGAATACTTCTTGGTCCATCAGCACTTGGACGGAGTAAAAGCTATATGCAGGCAGTTTTCCCATCCAGGAGTCTTACAGTATTAGATACTCTAGCAAACATTGGccttatattttttctattcttaGCAGGCCTGGAGTTAGATCTTAAATCTCTTCGTCAATCTGGACACCGAGTCCTTGCTATTGCTATGGCTGGAATAAGCCTACCCTTTGTAATGGGAATTGGCTCATCATTTGTTCTAAAACAATCAATTGCCAAAGGTTCAGATAGTGCCGCATTCCTTGTATTCATGGGTGTTGCTCTGTCCATTACTGCATTTCCTGTATTAGCCCGTATTTTGGCCGAgttaaaacttttaaccacAAATGTTGGGAGAACAGCTATGTCAGCTGCAGCAATTAATGATATTGCTGCCTGGATTCTGCTTGCTCTGGCTGTTGCCTTGTCAGGCCATGAACGATCTCCACTTGTTTCATTGTGGGTCTTCTTAGCAGGGTGTGGTTTTGTCATTTGTGCATCAATCATTGTCCCTCCAATTTTCAAATGGGTGAGCCAACGATGCCATGAAGGTGAACCAGTTGAAGAGATATACATATGTGCTACATTAGCTGCTGTTCTGGCTGCAGGGTTTGTCACAGATGCTATTGGAATCCATGCCATGTTTGGTGCTTTCGTTGTTGGAATTTTGATCCCAAATGATGGACCGTTTGCCAGTGCTCTTGTGGAGAAAGTAGAGGATCTTGTGTCTGGTCTATTTCTGCCACTCTATTTTGTGTCAAGTGGATTGAAGACTAATATAGCCACCATAAAGGGGCTGCAATCATGGGGTCTTCTGGTTTTTGTTATATTTACGGCTTCTTTTGGAAAGATTCTTGGGACTACTGTTGTTTCCCTTCTCTGTAAAGTATCTCTTAACGATGCTTTGGTGTTGGGGTTCTTAATGAATTGCAAAGGCCTAGTTGAATTAATAGTCCTCAACATTGGTAAAGATAGAAAG GTTTTGAATGATCAGACCTTCGCCATTATGGTTCTTATGGCTGTTTTCACTACCTTCGTCACCACTCCTCTTGTGACGGCTATCTATAAGCCTGCAAGGAAGCGATCTGATTACAAATATAGAACAATTTGGAGGAAAAATGCAAATAGCCAACTGAGGATTCTTGCCTGCTTCCATTGTGCAAGAAATATTCCATCAATGATAAATTTGATTGAGGCTTCAAGAGGAATCCAGAAGCGTGATGGTCTTTGTATGTATGCAATGCACCTTAAAGAATTCTCTGAGAGGTCCTCATCTATATTAATGGTACACAAGGCAAGAAGAAATGGGTTGCCATTCTGGAACAAAGGTTGTCATTCACATTCTGACCAGGTTATTGTGGCGTTTGAGGCTTACAGGCAACTAGGTCAAGTGTCTATCCGGCCAATGACCGCCATCTCATCTATGGCTAACATACATGAAGACATTTGTGAAACTGCTGAGAGGAAGGAAGCCGCAGTCATTATTCTTCCATTTCATAAGCATCAAAGTTTGGATGGTTCACTAAATACCACTAGAAATGATTTTCGAGGCGTTAACAAAAGGGTACTCGAGCATGCACCGTGCTCAGTTGGAATTTTTGTCGATCGTGGGCTTGGTGGTACATCCCATGTCTCTGCAAGTAACGTTTCTTATCGTGTTACGGTGCTTTTCTTTGGTGGTGGTGATGATCAAGAAGCCCTTGCTTACGGAGGTCGTATGGCTGAGCACCCTGGCATCAAATTGGTGGTTATTCGCTTTGTAGTTGAACCACCGAATGAAGGAGAGATTTTGAGAGTTGATGTGGATGACTCCTCCTCTGGCACCACATCAATCTCACAGGATGAGAAATTCCTCGATGAATTTAAGGTGAAAACAGCCAATGATGACTCCATCATCTATGAAGAGAGAAGAGTTAAAAATACTGCAGAAACAATTGCTATTATCCATGAGTTTAATAGCTCCAGTCTGTTTCTTGTGGGTTCAAGGCCAGTCAGTGAAGTTGCATCTGCTCTGAAAAGCAGTGAGTGCCCTGAACTGGGACCTGTTGGTGGTTTGTTGGCCTCACATGATTACCCCACAACAGCATCCGTTTTGGTAATACAACAGTATAACAACGGGGCACCAATAAATTTTACCTCGGAAATGGAAGAACATTTACCTGATGGGGATTCAGGTTCTGTTTAA